One segment of Alistipes finegoldii DSM 17242 DNA contains the following:
- a CDS encoding DeoR/GlpR family DNA-binding transcription regulator: MLSIAERHKYILDNLNKYGFVRITDVANELGVTKVTIRKDVKILESKGLLYKVHGSARPANPHVADMDVHVKDNINRDSKRLIAQRALELLEDNDSIIVASGSTIYAFAEEIKARQWHHLNIVTPFLRLGVLLNEAENVNVVQLGGTVHKKSLSVLGEEAARSLDDCICSKLFFGVDGIDLEHGITTSTIDEAKLTRKMMKASSQNIVLADSSKFGQRGFGRICALEDIDVIITDDRISEQMVAIVEEAGVDLIIVK, from the coding sequence ATGCTGAGTATTGCCGAACGACACAAATACATCCTCGATAACCTGAACAAATACGGGTTCGTGCGTATTACCGACGTCGCCAACGAACTGGGGGTTACGAAAGTGACGATCCGCAAGGATGTCAAGATACTGGAAAGCAAAGGGTTGCTTTACAAAGTGCACGGCAGCGCCCGTCCCGCCAACCCCCATGTGGCCGATATGGACGTGCATGTCAAGGACAACATCAACCGCGACTCCAAGCGGCTTATCGCCCAGCGCGCCCTCGAACTGCTGGAGGATAACGATTCGATCATCGTCGCTTCCGGCTCGACGATCTATGCCTTTGCCGAGGAGATCAAGGCGCGCCAGTGGCATCACCTGAACATCGTTACGCCCTTCCTGCGGCTGGGCGTGCTGCTCAACGAGGCGGAAAATGTCAATGTCGTGCAGCTGGGCGGCACGGTGCACAAGAAGTCGCTGTCGGTGCTGGGCGAGGAGGCCGCGCGTTCGCTCGACGACTGCATCTGCTCGAAGCTTTTCTTCGGCGTGGACGGCATCGACCTCGAACACGGCATCACGACCTCCACGATCGACGAGGCGAAGCTCACGCGCAAGATGATGAAGGCGTCGTCGCAGAATATCGTGCTGGCCGACTCTTCGAAATTCGGACAGCGCGGCTTCGGACGCATCTGCGCGCTGGAGGACATAGACGTCATTATTACCGACGACCGGATTTCCGAACAGATGGTCGCCATCGTCGAGGAGGCGGGCGTGGACCTGATTATCGTCAAGTAG
- a CDS encoding BACON domain-containing protein → MRQFYALLCLLLFSGACSEDDTPNPAVKFSSPDSDVKISQDGTSAAITATHHAGQFVLTMEKNFEAVPESDRSWCTAVLSGDRLTVEIEENAEELRNAAISIMNGESVIGKITVEQGIAPTLSLESNTAEFTNEGGGIDPITVTTNQERWDAACDAGWITISKEGDKLRLTASPNPDGGNRPAVVTVTTGCKDNPAEVSAAINVTQGPPSLILEYTVPAGGKIILPLSGAIDCTVDYGDGYSEKLALTLNPATGSLINYEYAEAGVYEVSVSGSVEQLYSLQGHSETSRSYLTAVKQWGNVNLTSMYYAFYLCSNLKTLPENTTDSFAEVTTFKYAFEGCSGLQTIPASLFSGCDKVTDVLGCFTKCASLTSVPENLLAPLKNVTSLQSFLAHCKQLKTVPAGFFARSPQITTLKYTFSGNTAFETLPAGLFKGLANATNFEETFYGCTALKEIPDEFFAGCTSADIFRSCFFGNKALTKVGRNVFKGCTNVTSYKWLLANCTELVSVPADMFDDSRKVTDFSGTFRDAAKLAVESPYTTIDGVKVHIYERSLHPDAFTAPKSFGTCFRGCTALTDWDAIGSGYAAWTK, encoded by the coding sequence GGAAAAGAATTTCGAAGCCGTGCCGGAATCCGACCGGTCGTGGTGTACGGCCGTCCTGTCGGGGGATCGACTGACGGTCGAAATCGAAGAGAACGCCGAGGAGCTGCGCAACGCCGCAATCTCCATCATGAACGGCGAAAGCGTCATCGGCAAAATCACGGTCGAACAAGGCATCGCGCCGACCCTGAGTCTGGAAAGCAATACGGCGGAGTTCACCAACGAGGGGGGGGGAATTGACCCCATCACGGTAACCACGAATCAGGAGCGATGGGACGCCGCCTGCGACGCAGGATGGATAACGATCTCCAAAGAGGGCGACAAACTCCGCCTCACGGCGTCGCCCAATCCCGACGGCGGAAACCGGCCGGCCGTGGTGACGGTCACCACCGGCTGCAAGGACAACCCCGCCGAGGTGTCGGCCGCCATCAACGTCACCCAAGGTCCTCCGTCGCTCATCCTCGAATACACCGTCCCGGCAGGCGGCAAGATCATACTGCCGCTCTCCGGCGCCATCGACTGCACGGTCGATTACGGCGACGGATACAGCGAGAAACTCGCCCTGACCCTCAACCCCGCGACGGGCAGCCTGATAAATTACGAATATGCGGAAGCGGGCGTCTACGAAGTGTCCGTATCCGGTTCGGTGGAACAACTCTACAGCCTGCAGGGACACTCCGAAACCTCCCGCAGCTACCTGACGGCCGTCAAACAATGGGGCAACGTAAACCTGACCTCGATGTACTATGCGTTCTACCTCTGCTCCAACCTGAAAACGCTCCCCGAAAACACGACCGACTCGTTCGCCGAGGTAACCACGTTCAAATACGCATTCGAAGGCTGCAGCGGCCTGCAAACCATTCCGGCCTCGTTGTTCAGCGGCTGCGACAAGGTCACCGACGTATTGGGATGTTTCACCAAATGCGCCTCGCTCACGTCGGTTCCCGAAAATCTGCTCGCCCCGCTCAAAAACGTCACGTCGCTGCAAAGCTTCCTCGCCCACTGCAAGCAGCTCAAAACCGTTCCGGCCGGATTTTTCGCCCGAAGCCCCCAGATCACGACGCTGAAATACACCTTCTCCGGAAATACGGCCTTCGAAACGCTGCCTGCGGGCCTGTTCAAGGGACTAGCCAACGCCACGAACTTCGAGGAGACTTTCTACGGCTGCACCGCACTCAAAGAGATTCCCGACGAATTTTTCGCAGGATGTACGTCGGCCGACATTTTCCGAAGCTGTTTCTTCGGCAACAAAGCCCTGACGAAAGTGGGCAGAAACGTATTCAAAGGGTGCACCAACGTCACTTCCTACAAATGGCTTCTGGCAAACTGCACCGAACTTGTGAGCGTTCCCGCCGACATGTTCGACGACAGCCGTAAGGTCACCGACTTCAGCGGCACATTCCGCGATGCGGCCAAACTCGCCGTCGAATCGCCCTACACGACCATCGACGGCGTGAAAGTACACATCTACGAACGTTCGCTCCACCCCGACGCATTCACCGCGCCGAAGAGTTTCGGCACCTGCTTCCGCGGATGCACGGCGCTGACCGACTGGGACGCGATCGGCAGCGGCTACGCCGCATGGACCAAATAA